A genomic region of Chitinimonas arctica contains the following coding sequences:
- a CDS encoding tetratricopeptide repeat protein, producing the protein MKLRVWLLTVAIGLSSMAWAGMDGREGNYEAGLHQMSLSAWRALADDGDAAAQNCLGAMYQRGQGVSRDYHEAVVWYRKSAAQGYAMAQFNLGSLYYLGRGVQKDYAQAAAWYGKAAAQGHAIAQAALGEMFEYGLDVPKDDIQAVTWYRKAAEQGNAYAQTRLGALYEVGRGVRQDYPLASDWYSKAAEKGYALAQAKLGLMYELGRGVQENPMHAVAWYRKAAEQGNAEGQVYLGTMLDNGRGVPQDHSHALAWYRKAAEQGNAKGQEYVGMMYQYGRGVSQDYTQALTWYAEAAKQGNPSAQFRFGGMYANGLGVTRDYHEAAAWYRKAAEQGDVEAQIGIGWMYEFGKGLTKDYAESVAWYRKAAQQGSAVAQTNLGTMYAMGRGVPEDPMQAVAFYRQAAAQGYAEALSKLGNMYLHGVGVAQDDVQAAEWSRASALQGNTEGQAQLCVLYYTGRGVPQDYGQALSWCGKAAEQGDVVARNTLGTMYLNGRGVTKNYAQALTFFRQAAAQGEAVPKYNLAIMYEQGLGVPQDYPQARKLFRESAEQGYVEAQYRLAGMYDYGMGGEKDFSQALVWYRKAADQSHANAQTSLGWMYEHGIGVAKDYAQAVVWYRRSAEQGNANAQDNLGNLYHQGHGVPQDDAQAMKWSSLAAEKGLANAQFNLGLMYQKGNGVRQDHEQAAVWFRKAADQGLAKAQNTVGTLYRTGVGVLKDQSQALDWYRKAAGQGLSRAQFNLGLMYEAGSGVPQDYAQAMAWYRKAANQEHPAALCNIGNLFEQGYGVPQDYAQAMIWYQKSAKQGNATAEASIGKLYQAGNGVQQDYSLAAAWYRKGVAQGNALAQNHLGYLYEHGLGVAKDLQQALDLYQKSAAQGEVDAQKNLDRISKKSAAVPHD; encoded by the coding sequence ATGAAGTTGCGGGTTTGGCTACTTACGGTAGCGATTGGATTGTCCAGTATGGCCTGGGCGGGAATGGACGGGCGTGAAGGCAACTACGAAGCAGGCCTTCATCAAATGTCGCTCAGTGCCTGGCGTGCGTTGGCCGACGATGGCGATGCGGCTGCGCAGAACTGTCTTGGCGCAATGTATCAGCGTGGTCAAGGCGTCTCGCGTGACTACCACGAAGCTGTGGTTTGGTACCGCAAGAGCGCTGCGCAAGGCTATGCGATGGCACAGTTCAACCTCGGGTCTCTGTACTACCTGGGCCGTGGAGTGCAGAAGGATTATGCGCAGGCAGCGGCTTGGTACGGCAAGGCCGCTGCACAAGGCCATGCAATTGCACAAGCTGCATTGGGTGAAATGTTTGAATATGGTCTGGACGTGCCAAAGGACGATATTCAGGCCGTGACCTGGTATCGCAAGGCTGCGGAACAGGGGAACGCCTATGCGCAAACCCGCTTGGGCGCCCTATACGAAGTCGGGCGGGGCGTGCGCCAGGATTATCCACTGGCAAGCGATTGGTACAGCAAAGCAGCCGAGAAGGGGTATGCCCTTGCTCAGGCCAAACTTGGGTTGATGTATGAACTCGGCCGTGGCGTACAAGAGAACCCTATGCACGCGGTGGCGTGGTATCGCAAAGCCGCAGAGCAGGGAAATGCCGAGGGTCAGGTATATCTCGGAACAATGCTCGATAACGGCCGCGGGGTACCGCAGGATCATAGCCACGCATTGGCCTGGTACCGTAAAGCCGCCGAGCAAGGGAACGCCAAGGGGCAGGAATATGTTGGCATGATGTATCAATATGGTCGTGGCGTATCACAGGACTATACCCAGGCACTTACCTGGTATGCGGAAGCGGCCAAGCAAGGCAATCCCTCGGCGCAATTCAGATTTGGCGGGATGTATGCGAACGGCTTAGGCGTCACGCGTGACTATCACGAAGCAGCAGCTTGGTACCGCAAGGCCGCTGAGCAGGGCGACGTCGAGGCGCAGATCGGCATCGGTTGGATGTATGAGTTTGGCAAGGGACTGACTAAGGATTATGCCGAGTCTGTCGCCTGGTACCGCAAAGCTGCCCAGCAAGGTAGCGCCGTGGCGCAAACGAATCTAGGGACAATGTACGCTATGGGCCGAGGTGTCCCAGAAGACCCTATGCAAGCCGTCGCCTTTTACCGCCAAGCAGCCGCGCAAGGATATGCGGAGGCACTATCCAAACTCGGCAACATGTATTTGCATGGCGTAGGGGTGGCGCAGGACGATGTGCAAGCTGCCGAGTGGTCTCGTGCGTCCGCGCTACAAGGTAACACGGAAGGGCAGGCCCAACTTTGCGTGCTGTACTACACCGGCCGGGGTGTACCGCAGGACTACGGGCAGGCTCTAAGCTGGTGCGGCAAAGCGGCCGAACAAGGTGATGTCGTGGCGCGGAATACGCTGGGGACGATGTATCTGAACGGCCGGGGCGTCACGAAGAACTATGCTCAGGCCTTGACCTTTTTTCGCCAAGCGGCGGCTCAGGGGGAAGCGGTACCTAAATATAATTTAGCAATCATGTATGAGCAGGGTTTGGGAGTGCCTCAGGACTATCCGCAGGCGAGAAAGCTATTTCGAGAATCTGCCGAGCAGGGGTACGTGGAAGCACAGTACCGCTTAGCCGGGATGTATGACTATGGGATGGGAGGAGAGAAGGATTTTTCTCAGGCCCTGGTTTGGTACCGCAAGGCTGCCGATCAGTCGCATGCCAACGCGCAGACCAGCCTGGGCTGGATGTATGAGCACGGCATCGGCGTAGCAAAGGACTATGCACAGGCTGTGGTTTGGTATCGCCGATCCGCGGAGCAGGGCAATGCTAACGCACAGGACAATCTTGGAAACTTGTACCACCAAGGCCATGGTGTGCCCCAAGACGATGCACAAGCCATGAAGTGGTCTAGTCTAGCCGCCGAAAAGGGGCTCGCGAACGCACAGTTCAATCTTGGTTTGATGTATCAGAAGGGGAACGGTGTACGACAGGACCACGAACAAGCTGCCGTTTGGTTTCGTAAAGCGGCCGATCAGGGGTTGGCTAAGGCGCAGAACACCGTCGGGACACTATATCGTACTGGTGTGGGTGTGCTGAAGGATCAATCTCAAGCGCTTGACTGGTATCGAAAGGCCGCCGGGCAGGGTTTATCCCGCGCGCAATTCAATCTCGGATTGATGTATGAGGCCGGCTCCGGGGTGCCGCAGGACTATGCACAGGCAATGGCCTGGTATCGCAAGGCAGCGAATCAAGAGCATCCCGCTGCCCTGTGCAATATTGGCAACCTGTTTGAACAAGGCTACGGCGTACCGCAGGATTATGCGCAAGCGATGATTTGGTATCAAAAAAGTGCCAAACAGGGGAATGCTACTGCGGAAGCTAGCATTGGAAAGCTGTATCAGGCCGGCAATGGGGTGCAGCAAGATTACTCCCTGGCCGCTGCGTGGTATCGGAAGGGCGTAGCCCAAGGAAATGCGCTTGCGCAGAACCATCTCGGCTATCTGTACGAGCATGGCCTAGGGGTGGCGAAAGACCTTCAGCAAGCGCTCGACCTTTACCAAAAATCCGCGGCCCAGGGGGAGGTTGACGCACAGAAAAATCTCGACCGGATATCCAAGAAAAGCGCGGCAGTGCCTCACGATTAG